A window of Thiocapsa bogorovii genomic DNA:
TCGGTCACGCATGTTCGCCAATCGGACATCAGTCGCTGGAAGGTTGTGATGGAGCGACGGGATCCGCGGGTGGCGACCTCAGCATCGAGCGTGTGTCTGAGCCACAGCAAATAGGCCTTGGCGGGATCGAAACCGTCGCGTCTGCGAAGCGAAGCGGCGACCTCGAGCGGGTTGCGCACCGGCAGGAGGTGAAGGACATCCATCTCCATCTCTCGGAAGACCTCGCGCCAGAAAGGCACGAGCCGACAGATCCGTGGATCTTTGACAATGATAAAGGCATCGTCCTGGAAGGCTTCGCGGACGACGTCGATCGCTCGCTCTTTGAACCCGTTGGAGATTGCAGAGTGCAGCCAGTCGCTCGGGAGTGCTCGCCAGTCGTCCCAGCGGGTCCCGGCGTGCTTCAAGATCAGATCATCCAACTCATAGATCCCCATCGACTCCCAAAAGCCGGTTTCATTGTTGTTCTTTACGGGAGGCATGAGGTCTCGAGGGAGTGCTCCGCCGAGCAGTCCGGAGACCCGGGTGAAGGCCGAGGTGCCGCTGCGGTGCATGCCGAGGACGAGGAGTGCCGTGCGACGGTCGCCCGGCAAACGCTGCGATGGGTCGGACCGATCGCGATGCGTGTTCAGCACTCTAGGGGATCTATCCACGGCGTCGACCGATCCGACCCGTCCCGATTCATGAAATGGTGCGCCGTTGGTCTCAGGCGCAATTGCCTTCGGCCGAGTGGCCATTGGATGTTGCCGATCCAAGAACAGCCCGATGTCGGACCCGCTCAACGTGCCCGAGGTTCCTTTAGAGGACTCGCTGCGCTGGTTCGATGAGACGACAAAACCTCCTAATTGCTCTCCGACCGGAAAGCCGAGATTGGCCACGAAGCGAACGTCCTCCGGGTCGAATAGGGAAGAGTCGTGAGTCCTGAAACGGCCGATCGACGCGGGCGGACGAATCACCGGGGTTAACGCTTCAATGCGTTCCAGGCTGGGGTCGACCTCAATAAAACGCAACATCGGCACGAGGCTTTGCAATGGCTCTGCGCAGAGTGCGTCGAAATTCAGCATGAGACCTCGTCCGGGGAAGCGCTCGAACACGCCGAGGAGACGCTCGTGGACGCGACACCAATACTTCAACGCGTGCCTCGGGTCGACGGGAACGGGGTCCATGCCCAGGAAGCTGGGTCCCCAGAGTCGCAGCTGGTTCTGGTTTCGGCTATACGCCATATCCAGGCCATTGCGAAAGACATGGACATACTTGAGCTCGGGCATCGCTTCCATGAGGCGATCCAACACGACGTGGGTGTTCGGCTCTTTCCAGCCCCATCGGAGTCCCGAAGCCGTAGTAGTCACCGGGCCGCGGAACGAGACCACTCGGTCTTTAAGCCAGCGTGAATCGTGCTGGGCTCGGTCCGCGCTGGCCAAACGTCGGAGCAGTGCATCGGCGGCCGGGCCGAAGTCCGAACAGCCCTGCATGCGTTTCGTGAAGAGGTCGACACAGGTTTGAAATTCCAGGTCCGAGCAGCCACGAATCTCGGCCCGCTTGAACAAGAGCGTGAACCAAAGATTGTCCAGCGATTCATTGAGGTCGGCTCCGGCGAAGAACCCGAGCCGTAACAACAGCTCCGCGGCTAAGCGCGTGTCGCTTCCGCCAACGCCTCCGATGGCTATCGGGGGCCCGATTGTGCTCTTCGACACCATAGATTCGCTGAAACGGTTCGGGACGATAGAGACTCGGGCTCCTTGTCAGCACAGTTCGCAAGGGCCGCGGACGATGTTATCGCGTTAACGCGGGCGGAATCAGCCCGCGGCAGGATCTCGATACGGCCGACTTGGACGCGGTGTGCGTTCGGTACCGGGATAAGCGAAACGATCCTTGGGCCAATTGGAGCCCAAGACGGGCGGCGCTGTCGAGTCCGGTGCCGGCGGACATGTCGCGGGGTTATCGTCTGCGTCGACCCGCTCTCTTGCCAACAAACGGCACAAGGTGAAAACACTATTGGATTTTTTGTGTCAACAGGCTGCCTTGCTCGTAGGTTTACCCCCATCCCATTACGCAACACTTTAGGTGTGCAGTCTAAGGTATCGCTTTTGGATACTTTCCTGGGGCTTCGATGGGCTGGGCAGAAGCGGAATTTCAAGGACTTGCTCTGGGCGATGCGCGCCGCGAGCGCCGTGCAGTGCAGTTGATCGAGCGCTTGGCGGAGCGCCCGACGGCGAGCATCCCCGAGGCCTGCCGGGGCTGGGGCGAGACGCAGGCGGCGTATCGGTTTCTCGGCTCCGAGGCGCACGACTGGATGGACATCCTCGAGCCGCATCGTCGGTGCACCCGCACGCGCATGGCGGCGCACCCGGTGGTGTTGTGTCTGCAGGACACCACGGAGCTGGACTTCAACGGCCAAGGGATCGCCGGGCTCGGGCCGTTGAGCTACGAAGCGCAACGCGGGATGTACCTGCATCCGACCTATGCCGTGAGCCCGGCGCGCGAGCCGCTGGGCGTGCTCGATGCCTGGATGTGGGCACGCCAACCGAAAAGGGCCGGACGGGACCCGTGCCGGGGAAAAGGAAAGCATCCGCTGGCTCGAGGGGTATGCGCGCGTCGCCGAGCTGTTCTTCGCACCCGAGGAATGGCAGGCCGCCTACCTGTTGTCCGAGAAGCCTCTTCCGAAGAAGCCTCCGCGCCTCAATACCGTCGTCCGCCTGATCGCCGGCCTCGGCGGATTTCTCGGGGGCAAGGGCGACGGCGAGCCCGGCGTGAAGACGATTTGGCTCGGTCTGCAACGCATTACGGACTTCGCCGCGGGGCTCAGATATGCGCGACAGCTTCATGAGTTATGAGATGTGTGTAATGGGATGCGTGATAGCCTTGTACATCGACATCCCCGAGTACCTCTTGAATCGTTTGGAAAGGCGGTGGAGGGAGCCGGATCTCATCGGCATCGACATGCATGAACCAATCGTGACCGGATGTCTGCGCGATCTCGACCTTGCGCTGAAGGATCCGCTCCCAACGGTAGAATCCGTCGCGTGGTAGCGACTCGATTGCGATCAGGCCACGGCCAACATACTGCCGGGCGATCTCGACGGTCCCATCCGTCGATTCGTTGTCGAGGAGGTAGGTCTCGAACCCTTGACGAGTCAGGTTCTCGATGCACGCGCGCACAAACCGTCGCTCGTTGTAGGTTGCGAGGATAGCAAGAGCGGTGAGCTTGGCCACGATGATTCCTTCCGCGTTGTGGGCGCGACCTGACGCCCAAGGGATCGAGCGCCGATTCCGGGGGCCTTCGACTGGGCGATGCGTCTCGAAATACGGCTTCGTTTTGTTGTATCGTGTTGGCTATCCGAGCTCGTTCGAGCTCATCCGGGGCGGGCGCTTTAGGGACGGCCACCTCCTGACCCTCGGCAAGCTTATGATCCTGATCCCGGCGCACAACGAGGCCGCAACGATCGAGCGGATCGTGACCGAAGCGAGTGATCGCGTGGATCGTCCGGTGGTCGTCATCGATGACAACAGCAGCGACGACACGGCCGACCGCGCGCTTGCGGCCGGTGCCATCGTACTTCCGCTTGCGCTCCAGCTCGGCGCCTGGGGAGCTACTCAGGCCGGCCTTCGGTTTGCAGCGCGTCACGGCTGGCCGATCGCCGTCACGCTCGATGCCGACGGCCAACACGAGCCGGCCCTGATACCGGAATTGATCGCGCCCATCCGCGCCGGTGTGGCCGATGTCGTCATCGGGGCCTGCCCTTCGCGCGCGAGCGTAGGTCGCCGAATCGCCTGGCGCTACTTTCGCGCTCTGACCGGTATCGCCTTGGACGATATCACCTCCGGCTTTCGCGCCTATAATCGCCCGGCGATCGAGCGACTCTCATGTCCTGACGCCAGCTTGCTCGACTACCAAGACGTTGGCGTGCTGTTGATCTTGCGTCGTCAAGGTCTCCGCATCCAGGAGGTTCAAGTGCCGATGCAGTCACGCGGCGATGGCCGCTCGAGAATCTTCGATTCCTGGTGGACGGTCGGCCGATACATGATCCAAACAAGCCTGCTGTGTGTCGCCCGCATCGGCCACGGTCCGGCGCACCCTCAACCGGATGAGCCCAGGTCTCCCCTATGACCTATCAGTTGACGTCGATGGCCATCGGGTTGGCCGTTGCCGGCATCATCCTATGGCTGGTGCGGCGCGACCACCTTCACGGCCCTTACGCACTCTGGTGGATGGGCGCGGCTGCTGCGGTAGTCGTTTTGGGTTTCTGGCCACGGTCTTTCGATGTTCTGGCATTCTACCTGGGTGTCAGTTATCCGCCTATACTGGCGCTGATTCTGGGATTTGCCCTCCTGCTCATCAAGGTTCTGACGATGGACTTGGAACGATCGCGACAGGAGCGGCAGATTCGGAGACTGGCTCAAAGACTAGCGATGCTCGAGGCGCGTGACCCACACCTCGAGTCTTCCGGATGCGTCGCAGACGTTCGAAGCGAGGCTCCGGACTCCCTATCCGACTCCTGACAGCAATGCGGGTCCTGCACGTCGGCAAGTTCTATCCGCCGTTCGCCGGCGGCATGGAGTACTTTCTTTTCGATTTGATCGGCGCGCTGCGGGAGGGCGGCGTTGATGTTGCCGCCTTGGTGCATCACGAACGATTCGGTTGGACAGGAATCCGCCCCAACCCCTCGGAATCGGCCTCCGTCTACCGCGCCCCGACCTTCGGTCGATTGCTCTATGTCCCCCTAAGCCCAGCCTTTCCCTTCTGGTTAGATCGGGCGATTCGGGAGTTTGAGCCTGATCTGCTGCACCTCCATTTGCCCAACAGTTCGGCGCTCTTCGCGATGGCTCTGAGGCGAGCGCGACGCCTACCCTGGGTGGTTCATTGGCATGCCGACCTCGTCGCCTCCACGATCGATCGCCGTTTGGCATTGGCGTATCGAGCATATCGGCCGCTGGAGCAGAGGCTTCTGAGCCGGTCCGATGCTGTCGTGGCGACGTCTCCGACCTATTTGGTGGCGAGCGAACCTCTCAGGCCTTGGCGATCCCGCTGTACCACGATCCCTTTGGGGCTGGACCCAAGGCGGCTCTCCGATCCCGATCCGGATGATCTGGCGGAGATCACACCTCTTTGGGGGGCAGCGCCATTGCGCATACTGGCGATTGGTCGGTTGACCTACTACAAGGGTCATGAGGTCCTCATTCGGGCAATCTCGCGGTTACCCGAGGTCGGATGTCTCATCGTCGGTGCTGGAGAGAAACGCTCTTCGCTGCTGGACCTGACCCGTTCGCTCGAAGTCACCGATCGAGTACAACTGCTCGGATTTCGGTCCGAGCGAGTGCTTCGGGCGTTGCTCGCCAGCTGCGATCTGGTGTGCTTGCCCTCCCTGGAGCGCACGGAGGCGTTCGGTCTCGTGCTCCTCGAGGCCATGCGATTCTCGAAACCGGTCGTGGTCAGCGACATCCCGGGCTCAGGCACCGGTTGGCTGGTCCGCCGAGCCGGTCACGGTCTACTGACACCGCCGGGTGATGCGCAGGCGTTGGCGAACGCCTTGAGTCAGCTCAAGGCAGATCCGCAACAGCGGCGGGCGCTCGGGGTGCGAGGGGCCGCCGCACTTGTCGGTGAGTTCGGAATCGACGCGGTCTGCAGGCAGGTTCGTTCCTTGTATGAGGAGATTCTTGCCCGAACGAGCCAGGCTCGAGATTAAGACGCGGGGACCTCGTCGCGAGTTTGCAGCGACATCCAAACCGTCATCAGCCAGAAGATCAGGCCAGGGACGAAATGCAGAAACACCCGATTGATGCTGGTCGAGTCGGAAGCCCACGCGGCCGCATCGGTCCAGGCGAAAAGGCCAAAGAACGCGAAGAGGGAGGTCAGGACCCAAGTCAACCCCGCCCTTTGCCATGCTTCCGAACGACTTAAGGTGAGTTTGAATAGGCTCAAGGCGACCGCGATCGCCAAGAGGTAGGACAAAAGGTGCCAGTTTCCGTATAGGAGAAAGTGCCTAAGCATTGGCTCCCATGACTGGAGAGCGCTTAAGTTGAATTGGCCGAGATAGGGCAGCTCGATCCGATCGGGTCCAAGCTGTGCGAGACCCATGAACGGTATCTCGAAATCGATCCCTCCGGACATCCAAACCGCGAGCGCCAGGATCCCAATCAATGCCGCTGTTGCGATCAGCCAGCGTCCGCGGACCTTGGTGGCGAGCAGGGCAGGAAGAAACAGCAGCGCCCAAATCAGACCTTCGACTTTTATCGATAGGCTGACGGCCAGCAACATGACCGATAGTAATCCCTGTCGTCGATCGCCGTCGCGGCTCCAGTGAAGGAAAGACATGAACGCGAAGCCGAGCGTTGTCGCCAACCAGAGATCGGCATAGCCTGCAAGCGCGACGTGGGAGTTGAGCAAGGGGAGCGAGAGCAAGAGCCAGGTGAAGACGATCGCCGTTGGAGCGGGCGCCCCCCAAAAACGCACCTGTCCGTAAAAGCCGAGCGCCAACGCCAGGATGCAGCCCACCCAGGGCAGATTGGCGGCGGTCTCGTTCCACTGGCCAAAGGCCAAAACAGACCAGGTCGCAATCAAGGACACGGTCGTTGGATAGCGCCAGGCGGCGATCGTCTGGGCACGTCCGGAGTCATCCGCGAGCCAGTCGGAGGGTGCGATGAAAGGAACAAGCTCGCGTAATTCCGACCAGACGCGCGCGCGCAGCCCCCAGGTTGTCCAAGCGTCCCAGGGAAACAAAGGCTCCCACCATACCTCAAGTGCGAGTCCGGCAATACGCAGCACCAACCAGAGCAAGATCGCCCCGAGAAGGATTCGTTGCCCGACCGACAGGCGTTGCGCCGCCGTACCATATTCCGACCGAGCTACGGTCGCCGTAGCTCGGGATCGGAAGAGGTGAAACGCCAAGAGGGACATCAGTCCGAGGACAAGCAGCACGGGATAGACGGTCAACTCCGAGCCGAGTCGCCCCCAAAGGCCCAACAGCAGTGCTATCGCCGTCAAACCCAGGAGGTACCCGTATCCGATGAGCAATGGCCAGCGGCCGGGTTTCGGGACAGGCCAAAGCAGTCTCAACCATAAACACCCGGTGACCCCAGGCAAGGCAAGAGCGATTGCAACGCCGGGCCAGCCCATCGTTACGTTCCGACCCGCACTCGAAACAAGCTCCCGATCCGCGGTGCCTTCTCGATCAAATCGGCAGGAATCTCCTTCTTGCGTTCGACCAAGACACGCCGGCTTCGGTCGTAACGGACGCTCTTCAGCGAATCCATAACCAGTATGTAATCGCCCGGGCGCGTTAGCTTTCGGTTGGGTAGACCGGACAAGCCGGCATATGCCCTGTGCGGGGCGAGATGGTAGCGCAGCCGGGCCGGTGTGGCGCTGGTCGGGTCTGCACTCAGAATCATAATTCTCGCCGGATCCGAAGACAGACGAGCCAGCAAGGGTTGCAAGGCCCTGATAAGCCGCGCGTCCGGAGCCGCCTGAGCTCGCTCGGTTGTCGCCAACTCACCGTACCGACCCTGTGCCGCAATCAGCCTCTCGCCGAGTTCCCACTGCCAGCGCGCGTCCAGAGCAAACCATCCGATCAAAACAAACACGGCGAGACCGCTCGTCATTGCGACTTGAGAGGTCCGTCGAAACAGGATTCCGTAACATAGCAAACTAAGACCAATCCAGAGCGCTATCGTCGCGACAGGAGATATTGTCGAGCCCGCCGAGCGTGCGCGGTAGAAATTGATCGACTTCCCGCTCCAGGGTTCGAAA
This region includes:
- a CDS encoding sulfotransferase; amino-acid sequence: MVSKSTIGPPIAIGGVGGSDTRLAAELLLRLGFFAGADLNESLDNLWFTLLFKRAEIRGCSDLEFQTCVDLFTKRMQGCSDFGPAADALLRRLASADRAQHDSRWLKDRVVSFRGPVTTTASGLRWGWKEPNTHVVLDRLMEAMPELKYVHVFRNGLDMAYSRNQNQLRLWGPSFLGMDPVPVDPRHALKYWCRVHERLLGVFERFPGRGLMLNFDALCAEPLQSLVPMLRFIEVDPSLERIEALTPVIRPPASIGRFRTHDSSLFDPEDVRFVANLGFPVGEQLGGFVVSSNQRSESSKGTSGTLSGSDIGLFLDRQHPMATRPKAIAPETNGAPFHESGRVGSVDAVDRSPRVLNTHRDRSDPSQRLPGDRRTALLVLGMHRSGTSAFTRVSGLLGGALPRDLMPPVKNNNETGFWESMGIYELDDLILKHAGTRWDDWRALPSDWLHSAISNGFKERAIDVVREAFQDDAFIIVKDPRICRLVPFWREVFREMEMDVLHLLPVRNPLEVAASLRRRDGFDPAKAYLLWLRHTLDAEVATRGSRRSITTFQRLMSDWRTCVTDIKVHLGVTWPRIPQASSAAAIDAFLQDGLRHNRASDHELYDDQNVPDWVKATFRSMLELSHRPDSPSALSVLDGVRAELDKATQAIGPTVRLGEIDEERPTPNIETGKPRSDQRTSRLLELESTVLLHQLETEALRSEILASESRVSELDSVVMHNRSLIEDLRRKITELEIGGQKDRMTAVEQRLRNRHLETSLGTSQRRIETLTRQRDAMAFRVNAFQSTASWQLGRYVLAAEQRFPRMMRSVLAAPKWALWFLTMRASDRFRLRSEVRRLRACGLFDEAWYVSSYPEILASGHHAAAHWSLIGWRHGLEPNPLFKTRWYLENNRDVDAAGIDPLLHYCAQGAFEGRDPHPCFSSSWYLEKNPDVAQSEVNPLMHFLEAGAKEQRDPHPSFQISKYLTEHPEIIATGVNPLIHFLSHGEEEVRIDLP
- a CDS encoding glycosyltransferase, producing the protein MAKLTALAILATYNERRFVRACIENLTRQGFETYLLDNESTDGTVEIARQYVGRGLIAIESLPRDGFYRWERILQRKVEIAQTSGHDWFMHVDADEIRLPPPPFQTIQEVLGDVDVQGYHASHYTHLITHEAVAHI
- a CDS encoding glycosyltransferase family 2 protein, with translation MLYRVGYPSSFELIRGGRFRDGHLLTLGKLMILIPAHNEAATIERIVTEASDRVDRPVVVIDDNSSDDTADRALAAGAIVLPLALQLGAWGATQAGLRFAARHGWPIAVTLDADGQHEPALIPELIAPIRAGVADVVIGACPSRASVGRRIAWRYFRALTGIALDDITSGFRAYNRPAIERLSCPDASLLDYQDVGVLLILRRQGLRIQEVQVPMQSRGDGRSRIFDSWWTVGRYMIQTSLLCVARIGHGPAHPQPDEPRSPL
- a CDS encoding DUF2304 domain-containing protein, with translation MTYQLTSMAIGLAVAGIILWLVRRDHLHGPYALWWMGAAAAVVVLGFWPRSFDVLAFYLGVSYPPILALILGFALLLIKVLTMDLERSRQERQIRRLAQRLAMLEARDPHLESSGCVADVRSEAPDSLSDS
- a CDS encoding glycosyltransferase; its protein translation is MRVLHVGKFYPPFAGGMEYFLFDLIGALREGGVDVAALVHHERFGWTGIRPNPSESASVYRAPTFGRLLYVPLSPAFPFWLDRAIREFEPDLLHLHLPNSSALFAMALRRARRLPWVVHWHADLVASTIDRRLALAYRAYRPLEQRLLSRSDAVVATSPTYLVASEPLRPWRSRCTTIPLGLDPRRLSDPDPDDLAEITPLWGAAPLRILAIGRLTYYKGHEVLIRAISRLPEVGCLIVGAGEKRSSLLDLTRSLEVTDRVQLLGFRSERVLRALLASCDLVCLPSLERTEAFGLVLLEAMRFSKPVVVSDIPGSGTGWLVRRAGHGLLTPPGDAQALANALSQLKADPQQRRALGVRGAAALVGEFGIDAVCRQVRSLYEEILARTSQARD